A window of the Lolium perenne isolate Kyuss_39 chromosome 7, Kyuss_2.0, whole genome shotgun sequence genome harbors these coding sequences:
- the LOC139833853 gene encoding uncharacterized protein, whose protein sequence is MCVDGTFLIGRYKGQILTAIGVDGNNRCVPLAFAFVESENTASWLWFFRQLKKSIVKDRENVCVLHDRHAGILAAIKTLVEAGPDEETPWQDMQSRWCMRHLGANFFSQFRSKGLMNLFKKLCKQNQECKYTFLRGKLDEFTKDHVRHRLAARAALVAAHAAAVAQGTQVPVGPEPDPIGLCDLPGFDPPNTRRRPGRRIKNFAEWIEHEPLERWSLLHDTHGARYGVMTTNLAESYNFVLRGNRALPLTALVEGILYGTMNYFKERRELALNHMLENPNTPYCKAIMEYMDVKMEKGMSHTVLAIGNQERRFEVRLPTDKFGCVNAVRTHELPDN, encoded by the exons ATGTGTGTAGATGGAACTTTTCTAATCGGGAGGTACAAGGGACAGATTCTAACAGCAATTGGAGTGGATGGCAACAATCGATGTGTGCCTCTCGCATTTGCATTTGTTGAGAGCGAGAACACTGctagctggttatggttcttCAGGCAGTTAAAAAAATCGATAGTGAAAGATCGCGAAAATGTGTGCGTGCTACATGACAGGCATGCAGGTATACTTGCGGCTATCAAGACTCTGGTAGAAGCCGGACCTGATGAAGAGACGCCATGGCAGGATATGCAGAGTAGGTGGTGCATGCGCCACCTGGGGGCCAATTTCTTCTCGCAGTTTAGGAGCAAGGGTCTTATGAATCTGTTCAAGAAGTTGTGCAAGCAGAATCAAGAATGCAAGTACACTTTTCTCCGCGGCAAGCTGGATGAGTTCACTAAGGACCATGTGCGGCACAGGTTAGCCGCCCGAGCTGCATTAGTAGCAGCTCATGCAGCAGCTGTGGCACAGGGTACACAGGTTCCAGTAGGCCCCGAGCCAGATCCTATTGGGCTATGTGACCTGCCTGGATTTGACCCACCCAATACTAGAAGGAGGCCTGGACGACGGATTAAAAATTTTGcagagtggatagagcacgaGCCATTAGAAAGGTGGTCTTTGCTGCATGACACACATGGAGCTAGGTATGGTGTGATGACTACCAACCTAGCTGAGTCATACAACTTCGTGCTTAGGGGAAATAGGGCATTGCCGCTGACAGCCCTTGTGGAGGGTATTTTATATGGCACTATGAATTATTTCAAAGAGAGACGGGAGTTGGCTTTGAACCATATGCTTGAAAATCCAAACACTCCTTACTGTAAGGCCATTATGGAATATATGGATGTGAAGATGGAGAAGGGTATGTCACacactgttctggccatcggtaaTCAGGAAAGGAGGTTTGAGGTGCGCTTACCAACCGACAAGTTTGGTTGTGTGAATGCGGTGAGAACACATGAG CTACCAGACAACTAG